The Corythoichthys intestinalis isolate RoL2023-P3 chromosome 1, ASM3026506v1, whole genome shotgun sequence genome has a segment encoding these proteins:
- the LOC130922343 gene encoding gastrula zinc finger protein XlCGF26.1-like isoform X1: MTHPPHVKKEELEMSYIKQETEPELPYIKEEPENEITTFPMIVSVKTEEEEGASEESGAAKSSSDSSFPHLTTKGEGRPQPDDLLAALSDSDDITSHSSDTDTNEEDVDFDQNASKSLNMSSLKRVPKEFVGGKPFACSICEKRFTKKANLDMHTRTHNGEKSFTCSICYRKFRWEHQLTSHTRTHTRERPFACSECDLTFKRKSELNRHTRKHTGEKPFACTSCGKSFTWLQQLKRHTVIHTGEKPFSCLLCLKRFPTKEQFTRHTYTHTAKKPSASATCGETFTSKKELKNHSTKHTREKCFACTFCDKRFTEKKSLKYHTRKHTGEKPFACSLCDKRFSWRRQLTIHTRTHCKEKPFACTFCEKRFTKKENLDMHTRTHNGEKSFTCSLCYRKFGLEHQLTSHTRTHTRERPFACSECDLTFKRKSELNSHTRKHTGEKPFACTSCGKSFTWLQQLKRHTVIHTGEKPFACLLCLKRLPTKEQFMRHTCTHTAEKPSASATCGETFTNKEEF, from the coding sequence ATGACCCACCCACCTCACGTTAAAAAGGAGGAGTTGGAGATGTCGTACATCAAACAGGAGACGGAGCCAGAGCTCCCCTACATTAAAGAAGAACCGGAAAATGAAATCACTACGTTTCCAATGATTGTCAGTGTGAAGACTGAAGAAGAAGAAGGTGCAAGTGAAGAGAGCGGAGCAGCAAAATCTTCAAGCGACAGCTCGTTTCCACACCTGACAACAAAAGGTGAGGGACGACCACAACCGGACGACCTGTTAGCGGCGCTCTCGGACAGCGATGACATAACATCACACTCTTCTGACACTGACACTAATGAGGAGGATGTtgactttgaccaaaatgcttCGAAATCTTTAAACATGTCATCATTGAAAAGAGTCCCAAAAGAATTTGTGGGTgggaaaccttttgcctgctcaattTGTGAGAAAAGATTCACGAAGAAGGCAAATTTAGACatgcacacaagaacacacaatgGAGAGAAGTCTTTCACCTGCTCAATTTGCTATAGAAAATTTCGTTGGGAGCATCAGTTAACatcacacacaagaacacacaccagAGAGaggccttttgcctgctcagaaTGTGATTTAACATTCAAAAGAAAGTCTGAATTAAACAGACACACAAGAAAACACACCGGGGAGAAACCTTTCGCTTGCACGAGTTGCGGTAAAAGTTTTACTTGGCTTCAACAGTTAAAAAGACACACTGTAatacacactggtgaaaaacctttttcctgcttacTTTGCTTGAAAAGATTTCCTACAAAGGAACAGTTCACGAGACACACGTATACGCACACTGCAAAAAAGCCATCTGCCTCCGCAACTTGTGGCGAAACATTCACCAGTAAGAAAGAATTAAAAAATCACTCAACAAAACACACTCGGGAGAAATGTTTCGCCTGTACATTTTGTGATAAAAGGTTCACAGAGAAGAAAAGTTTAAAGTATCACACAAGAAAACACaccggagagaagccttttgcctgctcactttgcgataaaagattttcttgGAGGCGTCAGTTAACAATACACACGCGTACGCACTGTAAggagaaaccttttgcctgcacatttTGTGAGAAAAGATTCACGAAGAAGGAAAATTTAGACatgcacacaagaacacacaatgGAGAGAAGTCTTTCACCTGCTCACTTTGCTATAGAAAATTTGGTTTGGAGCATCAGTTAACatcacacacaagaacacacaccagAGAGaggccttttgcctgctcagaaTGTGATTTAACATTCAAAAGAAAGTCAGAATTAAACAGCCACACAAGAAAACACACCGGGGAGAAACCTTTCGCTTGTACGAGTTGCGGTAAAAGTTTTACTTGGCTTCAACAGTTAAAAAGACACACTGTAatacacactggtgaaaaaccttttgcctgcttaCTTTGCTTGAAAAGACTTCCTACAAAGGAACAGTTCATGAGACACACGTGTACTCACACTGCAGAAAAGCCTTCTGCCTCCGCAACTTGTGGCGAAACATTCACCAATAAGGAAGAATTTTAA
- the LOC130922343 gene encoding zinc finger protein 614-like isoform X2 has product MTHPPHVKKEELEMSYIKQETEPELPYIKEEPENEITTFPMIVSVKTEEEEGASEESGAAKSSSDSSFPHLTTKDVTVEVHHSEKYDPPHVKQESEMVYIKHEVEPETPGIKEEKKEDGILKYPIIISVKSEKVGPSKESEAAKPLSDSSFQHLTTKGEGQSQSDGFLAPPLDSDDVTSHSSDTNEENVDFDQNASKSLNKSSPFACTLCDKGFPTKQNLAIHTRTHTGEKPFACTLCDKRFSFKRFKLSHENPQWREAFCLLRM; this is encoded by the exons ATGACCCACCCACCTCACGTTAAAAAGGAGGAGTTGGAGATGTCGTACATCAAACAGGAGACGGAGCCAGAGCTCCCCTACATTAAAGAAGAACCGGAAAATGAAATCACTACGTTTCCAATGATTGTCAGTGTGAAGACTGAAGAAGAAGAAGGTGCAAGTGAAGAGAGCGGAGCAGCAAAATCTTCAAGCGACAGCTCGTTTCCACACCTGACAACAAAAG ATGTCACTGTTGAAGTTCATCACTCTGAGAAGTACGATCCACCCCATGTCAAACAGGAGTCGGAGATGGTGTATATCAAACACGAGGTAGAGCCAGAGACCCCTGgcattaaagaagaaaaaaaggaagatgGAATCCTCAAGTATCCAATAATTATCAGTGTGAAGAGTGAAAAAGTCGGTCCAAGCAAAGAGAGCGAAGCAGCGAAACCACTGAGCGACAGCTCCTTTCAACACCTGACAACAAAAGGTGAAGGACAATCTCAATCGGACGGCTTTTTAGCTCCGCCTTTGGACAGCGACGACGTAACATCCCACTCTTCTGACACTAATGAGGAGAATGTtgactttgaccaaaatgcttCGAAGTCCTTAAACAAGTCAtcaccttttgcctgcacactttgcgacAAGGGATTCCCTACCAAGCAAAATTTAGccatacacacaagaacccacaccggagagaaacctttcgcctgcacactttgcgataaaagattctcTTTTAAGAGATTTAAACTATCACATGAGAACCCACAATGGAGAGAAGCGTTTTGCCTGCTCAGAATGTGA